From a single Brassica napus cultivar Da-Ae chromosome C9, Da-Ae, whole genome shotgun sequence genomic region:
- the LOC106421258 gene encoding glutathione S-transferase T2-like, with product MDPFSIHSPGFIDLLASQSSPAIDLNYAEAVGNSLGLVKLLQKRKWSTKEDLVLISGWLNTSKDPIVSNEQKGGCFWKRIEEYFNSSPQLTGCVCKFVGCYETVLKEQASGQNENDVMKAAHDIFFNDYQVKFTMEHCWRELRYDQKWKSFSKSRDGAKEKRKEGEKVMPEEEVRPHGVKACKATKRMRHGNEAAFDQIESILAAKQKISQQKLLDSLLAKNDNDLSPNEITLKNKLICEMLD from the exons ATGGATCCCTTTTCCATACACTCTCCCGGGTTTATTGACCTATTAGCTTCGCAGAGCAGTCCAGCAATAGACCTGAACTATGCTGAGGCAGTAGGTAACTCTCTCGGGTTAGTTAAACTGTTGCAAAAGAGAAAGTGGTCAACAAAAGAAGACCTTGTGCTCATCAGTGGTTGGTTGAACACCAGCAAGGATCCTATTGTCAGTAACGAGCAGAAGGGAGGATGCTTTTGGAAGAGAATAGAGGAGTACTTCAATTCAAGCCCTCAGCTCACTGGCTGC GTGTGCAAGTTTGTGGGATGCTATGAGACGGTTTTGAAGGAGCAAGCTAGTGGccaaaatgagaatgatgtcaTGAAGGCTGCCCATGACATCTTCTTCAATGATTACCAGGTCAAGTTCACCATGGAACACTGTTGGAGGGAACTGAGATATGATCAGAAATGGAAGTCATTTTCGAAGTCCAGAGATGGTGCGaaggagaaaaggaaggaaGGTGAAAAGGTGATGCCTGAGGAGGAGGTTAGGCCGCATGGTGTTAAGGCTTGCAAAGCAACCAAACGCATGAGGCACGGGAATGAAGCAGCTTTCGATCAAATAGAGAGCATTCTCGCTGCGAAACAGAAAATATCCCAACAGAAACTCCTTGATAGTCTCCTTGCAAAAAACGACAATGATCTATCTCCTAACGAAATCACTCTGAAAAACAAACTCATTTGTGAAATGCTTGATTGA